Below is a genomic region from Bordetella pertussis 18323.
CGGTGAAATCGGGTAACGCCACCGCGGGGGGGGCGACCTGCGTCTGCGCCTGGACTTGCGTGCCCGCGGCGGTTACTGCCATGAACGCGACCAGCGCGGCCGCGCCGAAGCGCCGGAAAAAAAGGTTCGACACTGTAATTGCTTTCATAGAGAGCTCCGAAAAGACCCCAGTACCCTTTGCGGGCTTATTGTTGTTTAGCCGCATCCACCGGCACATATTCGGTGGTTTCGGCCAGTTGTTCCAGCGTGCCGGCCGGGACTTCGCCCAGCGCCGTCAGCCAGAAATCGGCGATGCGCGTACCGTAGATATTGATCGCGCCGCGCCGGGCCAGCCCCTCGGGGGGATGCGCGTGCCGGCGCGAATCGTACGGTTCGATGAATACGGAAATGGCGGCCAGGCCATCGGACAGCACCAATTGGTTGACAGTGGCCGGCCCCATGGAGCGCGCCACCTGCAGGACTGCCGAGAACCCCTTGGGCGCCGTGATGCGCCAGCCTTGCGCGGCCAGGTCGACCGGCTTCATGACGGGTTCGAGCACGCGCCAGTCGCGCGTGCTCCAGCGCGAAGTCAGCATGGCCGGGTCCACGTCGCCGCCCAGGCGGATCGAGGTGAACGACACCTGCTCGACCACCCGGCGCGCGGCGTCCAGCGTCTGCGCCTTCAGCAGCAGGTTGGTGGCCACGTCGGCGCACAGGCGATAACCGTAACGCAGCGCATCGCGCGGCTCGACGGTGATCAGCCGGCATTGGCGATCCGCGACGCGGTGCAACTGCGATTCGGCCCGGATGTGGTAGTTCTCGGCCAGGCCGGCCGGATCGCCCAGCAGCAGGCCGGGGAAGCGGTCGCCGCGGCGCCGCTCCAGCAACACCGTCTTGCGCTCGGGGATGAGGCACTGCACGTCTTCGTTGTGGCGCAGGTATTCGCGCGGCTGGCCGTCGAGGATCTCGAGGCGCTCGCGCTCACCGGTGCCGTCGAGCACGTGCACCAGGCGCGAGGACTGGATCGACTCGCCCTGCTGGTACATGAACACGCCGGCGTAGTCCTGCTTGCGGGCGGCCTGCTGGATGCTGGAGAGCAGCAATACGGGGTCTTCGGGCACCGCCGGCGCGGCAGCCCGGACCGGCCGCGCGTAAATGGCCATCAGGCCCATCAGCACCGCCATGGCCGCCAGGCCGGCCGTCTGTCGCTGTCGCCACGTCATGCGCCCCAATGCGGGCCGGCGCATGTAAAGCAACGGTGTCATCAACGTCCTGCTCCGGCGTCGAAGGATACCTGGCGCACGGCGCTGGGGCCCGCCACCTGGCGATGCGCTTCGAGGTAATCGCGCAGGCCGGCGTCATCGCCCGCGGACGCCGGCGTCGCATCGGCCAGCACGCGGGTTTCACCCGTCGGCGCGCCCGTGAGATAGGGGTGCGCCACCCAGGCCACGGTGGCCACGGCGGCTGCCACGGCCAGCCCGGACAGGCCCAGGCGCAAGGGCGAGCGGCGCCGCGGCGCCGCCACGATGGGCAGCTCGGCCTCCAGCGCGCGGGCCAGGCGGGCCTGGAACTGGGCGCTGGGACTGACTGCGAGATCGACGTTGCGCAGGGCATCGCCAATCAGATGATATGTATCCCAAGTCTGGCGCCCATGCGGGTGCGACATCTCGGGGAAAAAGTCCTCGGACCCTTCGCCGTCCATCCAGGCGGAAACCGACTCCTCCCAGGAGGATTCGGCGGTCAGGGACTTGGCTGCGGTTTGCATGACTGCCACTCCTTACCAGCGACGCTCGGCATCGGTGTCCAGCAAAGGGCGCAACCGACTGGCAATGGCCTCGCGCGCTCTGAATATGCGCGAACGAACCGTGCCAATCGGGCAATCCATGCTCTGGGCGATGTCTTCGTAACTCATACCTTCAATCTCACGCAGGACGATGGCGGTGCGCAATTCCTCGGGCAACTCCTCGATGGCCGCGTTTACCGTCTCGGCAATCTCGCGGGTTGCGGCCATGGATTCCGGCGTGCTTATGTCGGTTAGGTTGTCGGTTTCGTTAAAAGTTTCACCATCTTCGGTTTCAATTGCGTTGGGCGCGCTCGGACGGCGTCCGGACGAGGCCAGCCAATTGCGGGCCGTATTGATGGCGATACGATACAACCAGGTATAGAAGGCGCTGTCCCCGCGAAACTGCGGCAGGGCCCGGTACGCCTTGATAAAGGCTTCCTGCGCGACATCCTCGATTTCGGCCGGATCGCGGATCATGCGCGCCAGCAGGCGGAGGATCTTGCGCTGATACTTCAGGACCAGCAGATCGAAGGCTTTCTTGTCGCCACGTTGTACGCGCGCGACAAGTTCGGCGTCGACATCGCGTTCGCTCATGACGCCCCCCAACTCGTCGCCGCCTGCACATGCGCCGCTGTCGCCATCAGGCGCAGGCGGCGCCAGTGCCCGGGCGGCAATGCCGGCCGCCAGACGGTGCAGATGATTTTGCTATTTGTAACCCGAGACCCCGCCTCGGCGTCAAGCCCAAGCTCCAGGCGCAGCCACAGCGGCCCCTGGCGGACCGCCAGCAGGCGGGCTTGCATCCAGCCACGCCCGCCCAGCACGCGCCAGCCGCCCGGCACGGGCGCCGCGCACAGGGCCGGCGCGCCGCCGCGGCTGCCGCGCAGCCACAGCAGGCCGCCCAGCCCGCCCGCGGCGACAGCCAGCATGCCCGCGGACAGCGGCGCCAGCCATTGCAGCTGAACGAGCGCCACCGCCGCGCTGCCGGCAGCCGCCAGCATGGCCAGCAAGCCCAGCGCCACCGCCAGGGCCGGCACCCTCACCGGCAAGCGCAGATGCCAACGGTTATCGAAAATACCGCCGTCCGGGTTCAACTCAAACCCGACGAACGGCCATCGAACCGTTGGTGCCGCCAAACCCGAACGAATTCGACAGGCCGATCTCGATCTTCATGGGCCGCGCCTCGTTGGCGCAGTAATCCAGGTCGCACTCCGGATCCTGGTTGAAGATGTTGATGGTCGGCGGCGAAATCTGGTTATGGACGGCCAGGGTCGTGAATACGGCTTCGATCCCGCCAGCGGCGCCCAGCAGGTGCCCGGTCATGGATTTGGTCGAATTCACCACCAGCTTGGAGGCATGGTCGCCGAAGGCCAGTTTCAACGCGTCGGTTTCGTTCTTGTCGCCCAGCGGCGTGGACGTGCCGTGCGCATTGACGTAGGAAACCTCGTCGGCATTGATGCCGCCGTTGCGCAGCGCATTGAGAATGCCGCGGCGCGGGCCGTCCTTGTCGGGGGCGGTGATATGGTGCGCGTCGGAACTCATGCCGTAGCCGGCCAGTTCGCCGTAGATGCGCGCGCCGCGCTTCTTGGCATGCTCGTACTCTTCGAGCACCAGCACGCCGGCGCCTTCGCCCAGCACGAAACCATCGCGGTCGCGGTCCCAGGGACGCGAGGCGGTGGTCGGATCGTCGTTGCGCGTCGACAGCGCGCGCATCGCGGCAAAGCCGCCGATGCCCAGCGGCGAGACGGTCGATTCGGCCCCGCCGGCAAGCATGACGTCGGCATCGCCGTATTCGATCAGGCGCGCGGCATCGCCGATGCAATGCAGGCCGGTGGTGCACGCGGACACGACCGCGTAGCTCGGGCCCTTCATGCCATAGGCGATGGAGAGCTGGCCGGAAATGAGATTGATCAACGACGCAGGCACGAAGAACGGCGAAATGCGGCGCGGTCCCTTGGCCAACATCTCGGTCTGGGTTTCTTCGATGCGCGGCAGGCCACCGATGCCCGACCCCACGATCACGCCAATGCGCTCGGCATTGGTTTCGGTGACCTCAAGGCCGCAATCGCGCCACGCCTGCATGCCGGCGGCCAGGCCATAATGGATGAAGGTATCCATCTGGCGGGCTTCTTTGGCGGGCATGTACTGGGTGACGTCGAAATCCTTGACCTCGCCGGCGATGTGCGTCGTCAGCGGGGTAGGGTCGAAACGGGAGATGCGGCTGATGCCGGAACGTCCGTTGACGATATTGTCCCAGGCGCTGGCAATGTCGTTGCCCACGGGGCTAACGATACCCAGGCCGGTGATGACGACTCGTCGCTTCACGGAAGACTCCTCAAACAGACAAAATAAAGGCGGTTTTCGGGAAGCACTGCGCGCGCGGACCGCAAGACCACGGGAAGGCCGTTACTTCCTCCCCGCACGCGGACCGCACGGCATTCCTGAAACCGCCCCGATTCCCGGCGCCGCCCCGAAGTGTTCGATCCGGGCGCGCGGGAGGATACAGGCTTTAGCTTACTGCTTACCGTGCGAATTGATGTAGTCAATCGCTTGCTGCACGGTAGTGATCTTTTCGGCCTCTTCGTCGGGGATCTCGGTCTCGAATTCGTCTTCGAGCGCCATGACCAGTTCGACCATGTCGAGCGAATCGGCACCGAGGTCGTCAAGGAAGGAGGACTCGTTCTTGATCTCGGCTTCGTTCACGCCAAGTTGTTCAGCGACGATCTTCTTGACGCGCTGTTCGATGCTTTCCATGCAGATCTCCAATTGGGAAAAATCCCGCGAATTATAGCCAAGCGTAGAGGAATGCAAACGCCAGGCCGTGACAAAAATAACACCGCATCCGTTCCGGCCCCTTCCGGGCCGCTATCCAGGTGCGCGGCGTTTCCACAGAAACGCGCGGCTGGGCTTGGATGGGCCGCGCCGCGCGCTTCTCACTATTGCATATACATGCCGCCGTTGACGTGCAGCGTGGTACCGGTAATGTAACCCGCCTGCGGCCCGGCCAGAAAGGCGACCGCATGGGCGATGTCGGCGGGCGCGCCCAGGCGGCCCAGCGGAATCTGCTGCAGCAGCGCCGCCGTCTGGTCTTCGCCCAGGATACGCGTCATATCGGTATCGATAAAGCCGGGCGCCACGCAGTTGACGGTGATGTTGCGGCTGCCGAGCTCGCGCGCCAGGGCCCGCGCCATGCCCGCCACGCCGGCCTTGGCGGCGGCGTAGTTGGCCTGGCCAGCGTTGCCGCTTGCGCCCACCACCGACGTGATATTGATGATCCGGCCCCAACGCGCCTTCATCATGCCGCGCAGCACGGCGCGCGACAGGCGGAAGACCGCCGCCAGGTTGGTATCGATGACGGCCGACCAATCGTCGTCCTTCATGCGCATGGCCAGCGTGTCGCGCGTGATGCCGGCGTTGTTGACCAGGATGTGCGGGCCGCCGCCATCCTTGCCAAGCTGCTCGATCAGCGCCTCGCAGGCCTGGGCATCGGTCACGTCCAGCACCACGCCCCGCCCGCCCTGGGCGGCCAGCGCCTCGGTGATGGCCTGGGCGCCCGCCTCGGACGTGGCCGTACCGACCACCGTGGCGCCGCGCGCCGCCAGTTCCTGGGCGATGGCGCGGCCGATGCCGCGCGTCGCGCCGGTCACCAGCGCGATCTTGCCCTGCAGTTCCGTGGAGGTTTTTTCCATGTCAGTTCCCGTTTACAGCCGCCAGCGCCGCTTCCAGCGAGGCCGGGTCGGTGATGGCGATGCCCGTCAGGTCGGCATCGATGCGTTTGGTCAGGCCGGTCAGCACCTTGCCCGGACCGCATTCGATCACGTGGGTGACGCCAAGTTCCTTCATCGCGCGCAGCGTCTCGACCCAGCGTACCGGATGCCATGCCTGGCGCACCAGCGCGTCGCGGATGGCCGCCGGTTCGGCAGGCGTGGCGACGTCGACATTGTTGAGCACCGGCACTTGCGGCGCAGACACCTCCACGCCGGCCAGCGCGCCCTGCAGCACCTCGGCGGCGGGCTTGAGCAGGCTGGAGTGAAACGGCGCCGACACCGGCAGCAACAGCGCGCGCTTGGCGCCGGCCGCCTTGGCGGCTTCGCAGGCGCGCTCGACCGCGGCCTTGTGGCCCGCGATGACGACTTGCGCCGGCGCATTGAAATTGACGGCCTCGACCACTTCGCCCTGGGCAGCCTGCTGGCAGGCGGCACGCACGGCGTCGTCGTCCAGGCCGAGCACCGCCGCCATGGCGCCGGCGCCCACCGGCACCGCGGCCTGCATGGCGTCGGCGCGCACGCGCACCAGGCGCACGGCATCTTCCAGCGCCAGCGCGCCGGCGGCCGTCAGCGCGGCGTATTCGCCCAGGCTATGGCCGGCCATCACCTCGGGCATGGGCCCGCCCGCCGCGCGCCAGGCGGCAAAGCAGGCCGCGCCGGCGGTCAGCATGGCCGGCTGGGTGTTGGTGGTGAGATTGAGTTGCTGGGCCGGGCCTTGCGCCATCAGGGCGCCCAGGTCCTGGCCCAGCGCGGCGCTGGCACGCGCCACGACGTCGGCCACGGCGGCATTGCCGGCCCATGCATCGAGCATGCCGACAGATTGGGAGCCTTGACCGGGAAAGACAAACGCCAGCTTCATGATTGTCCCTAGACAGAATTCGGTATGGAGGAATGGCGGCGTGCGCGGTCGCGCACAGGCGCGCGCAGCGCGCCCTTCCGCCTACATGCGGGCCAGCACGGAGCCCCAGGTGAAGCCGCCGCCCACGCCTTGCATGAGTACCAGCTGGCCCGGCTTGACGCGCCCGTCGCGGCGCGCGACATCGAGCGCCAGCGGCACGCTGGCCGCCGAGGTGTTGGCATGCTGGTCCATGGTGATGACGACCCGTTCGGTCGGCACGCGCAACTTGCGCGCCAGGAAATTCAGGATGCGCACGTTGGCCTGGTGCGGGATCAGCCAATCGATGTCATCGACCTCGACGCCAGCCTCGGCGCAGACGTCGCGCGCCGAACGGTCGAGCACCGTGACCGCCTGCTTGAACACCGCCTGGCCGTCCATGCGCAGGAAGGGATCGCCGGTGACGTCCCCGTACGCGACGTTGCCCGCGGCGCAGAGAATCTTGGTCTGGCTGCCATCGGCATGCAGGTGCGCAGCCAGGATGCCCGGCTCGTCGGCCGCCTTGAGCACGACGGCGCCGGCGCCATCGCCGAACAGCACGCAGGTGCCGCGGTCGTTCCAGTCGAGAATGCGCGAGAAGACTTCGGCGCCGATCACCAGCGCGCAGCGCGCGCGGCCGGCGCGAATGAAGTTGTCGGCGGTGGTCATGGCGTAGACGAAGCCGCTGCAGACGGCCTGCACGTCGAAGGCCGCGCCGCCCTTGGCGCCCAGGTTGGCCTGCACCAGGCAGGCCGTGCTGGGGAAGACGTAGTCCGGCGTCGACGTGGCGACGATGATCATGTCGATCTCGTCGGCCTGCACCCCGGCGTCGTCCATGGCGCGGCGCGCCGCCTCGGTGGCCAGCTGGCTGGTGGTCACGCCACGCTCGGCCAGGTGGCGCTGCCGGATGCCGGTGCGCTCGACGATCCACTCGTCGGACGTGGAAATTTGCCGCGTCGCCAGCTCGGCGGCCAGATCGTCGTTGGTGACGACGCGTTCGGGAAGGTAGCCGCCCGAACCGGCGATCTTGGCGTATTTCATAGCTTTTTCCATCAAGCGGTGTCCCCAGCCGCGCCGGGCGCGACGGCCTCGCCCGATTGCACGCGCTTGGTTATCTGCGCAACAGTCTGCGCCGTGCGCTCGAGCAGTTTACTCGCCACGGCTTCGCGTGCGCGCTGCAGCGCGAAACCGAACGCGTACGCATCGGCTGAACCGTGGCTCTTGATGACCACGCCGCGCAGGCCAAGCAGGGCCGCGCCATTGTAGCGGCGGTTGTCTACCCGGTTGCGCAGGCGATTTAGCACCGGCTTGGCGAAGGCGCCAGCCAGCAGGGTAATGAAATTGCGCTTGAACTCTTCGCGGATGACGCTGGACAACATCTTGGCCAGCCCTTCGACGGACTTCAGCACGACATTGCCGACAAAGCCGTCACAGACGACCACGTCGACCGTGCCCTTGAAGATGTCGTTGCCTTCGACGTTGCCGTAGAAGTTGAGCGGACTGGCGCGCAGCAGCTCGGCGGCCTCCTTGACCACCTCGTTGCCCTTGATGATCTCTTCGCCGATGTTGAGCAGCCCCACCGTGGGCCGGTCGCGATGATCGACCGCCTGGGACAGGGCCGCGCCCATGATGGCGAACTGCAGCAGGTGCTCGGCCGAGCAATCGACATTGGCGCCCAGGTCGAGCACGGTCGTGGCGCGCCCGGTCTGGTTGGGGATGGACGTGGCAATAGCAGGACGGTCGATGCCATCCAGCGTCTTGAGCACGTAGCGGGAAATCGCCATCCAGGCGCCGGTATTGCCCGCCGAGATGCAGGCGTCGGCGCGGCCGTCCTTGACCGCCTGCGCCGCCAGGCGCATGGACGAGTCTTTCTTGCGGCGCAACGCGACCTCGACCGGGTCGTCCATGGAGACGACTTCGGTCGCGGGCACGATGTCCAGGCGATCGCGCGGCGCGTCGCGCCGCTCGGCCAGGGCCGCCTCGATCGCGTCGGGAAGCCCGACCAGCAACAGCCGGGTATCCGGAAATTGCCGGGCGAACTCGATCGCGGCCGGAATCGTGACGGGCAGGCCGAAGTCACCGCCCATGCAGTCTATAGCGATGCGTATCACGGGTGCCAGGTCAGCGTTCTGCCCAGGAGGTCCGGTTCGCGAGTTCGGCCGCGGCCTTATTCGTCAGCCTTGGTCTTCAGGACCTTGCGGCCACGGTAGAAGCCGTTGGGGCTGATATGGTGGCGCAGGTGGGTTTCGCCGGTGTTGGGCTCGATGGCCGTTGCCGGGTTGACCAGAAAATCGTGCGAGCGGTGCATGCCGCGCTTGGACGGGGACTTCTTGTTTTGTTGAACAGCCATGATGACTCCTAGAAACGGGCCGCATTGTACGCGATCCGACCCGAGTTGATCTCAATCCTTGTGCTTCAGTTGCTCAAGCACCGCAAAAGGCGACGGACGCTTGACAGCGGGCTCTTGGGAAGCCTCGCCGGACTCGGCCTGCGCACCCGGACAGACATCATGCCGGGGCACATAGGGGACGCTCAGAATCAGCTCGTCCTCAACCTGGGCCAACAGGTCGAAATTGTGCGAACCCACCACCTTTTCAGGCAGGTCGTCCGCGAAATCTTCATCTTGCGTCTCGCTCAGGTCTTCGTCGAGGTCTTCCTCGGACTTGACCAGTTGCAGCACCACCGTGTTGTCGACTGGGTAGACGAACGGCTGGTTGCAACGCTGGCACACCAGCATCGGCGCCGCCCGCACCCGCAACCGCAGAAGCGGCTGCCCGGATATAGGGTGGCCGGTGCGGCTGCTGCCCTGCCCCGTCCCGCCCTCGACCGCCCAGCGCGCCAGGCCCGCCTCGCCGCCAGACTGCTCGGGCAGCCCCTCCATGAAGCGCGCAAGCCGCATCAGAGGAATCGAGCCCTCCAGCCGCTTGGCCTGCCGCGCAAACATGAACGCATCAATGTGGCTTTGTGCATTTTGCGCGTCCGTCCCGCTACCCATAGCCTCACCGTCAGGCGCGCCCTGCGTAGTGCTCATATCGAACTTCCTGCAAAAATGCCGCAAAATATTGGATAATACCGTGGCTTACTGAACATCGTCAAATAACGCATGCCCGCCATTCCTCCAAAGCTGATCCTCGCATCGAGCTCGCGCTATCGCCGCGAGCTGCTGTCCCGCCTGCGCCTGCCGTTTACCGCCATTTCGCCCGATGTGGACGAAACGCCACAGCCTGGCGAAGCGCCCGCCGACCTGGCGCTGCGCCTGTCGGTCGCCAAGGCGATGGCCGTGGCCGCCACCCACCCGGGCAGCGTGGTGATCGGCTCGGACCAGGTGGCCACCGTCGACGGCGAACCCATCGGCAAGCCGGGCGGGTTCGAGCGCGCCCGCGAACAATTGCGCCGGCTGTCCGGGCGCGCCGTGGAATTCCACAGCGCCATGGCCGTCACCGACGGCGTGCACACGGAAACAGCGGATATTGTCACGCTGTGCCGTTTCCGCACGTTGACCGATGCGGCCATCGACGCCTACCTGCGCGCCGAGGAGCCCTACGATACCGCAGGCAGCGCCAAGGCCGAAAGCCTGGGCATCGCGCTGATGGACAGCATCCGGAGCGACGACCCCACCGCCATCATCGGCCTGCCGCTGATCGCGCTGACGCGCATGCTGGGCCGCTTCGGCCTGGATCCGCTGACGGGCCATCCGGCATGAGCGGCGCCCTGCACCTGATCCCGGTCGGCCTGGGCGATGCGCCGCCGGAGCGCTGGCTGCCGGCCGACGTGCGCGCGCTGGCGGGCCGGCTCGACACCTATATCGCCGAGAACGCCAAGACGGCGCGCGCCTTCCTGAAGCTGCTGGGCACCGTGCGGCCGCTGCAGGAAATCACCATCCACACCCTGACCGACGCCGTGCCGGCCGGCCAGATAGAACAATGGCTGGCGCCGCTGCGCGGCGGGGCCGAAATCGTCCTGGTGTCGAAGGCCGGCTGCCCCGCCGTGGCCGACCCCGGCGCGAAGGTGGTGGCGGCGGCCCATCGCCTGGGCCTGGCCGTGCGCCCCTGGGTCGGCCCCTCGTCCATCCTGCTGGGGCTGATGGCCAGCGGCCTGGACGGCCAGCGCTTCGCCTTCCACGGCTACGCGCCGGTCGACCCGGCCGAGCGCGCCCGGCAACTGCGCGCCTGGGAGCAGCACTCCGCCCGCCACGACCAGACCCAGATCCTGATCGAAACCCCCTACCGCAACGGCGCCATGTTCGCCACCCTGCTGGCGGCGCTGCGTCCCGACACCCGCCTGTGCATCGCGCGCGCGCTCACTACCGGGGACGAACTGGTGCAAACGCGCACCATCGCCGACTGGAAGAGGCAGCCGGCGCCCGAGCTGGACAAGAAGCCCACGCTGTTCCTGTTCCTGGCCCGCTGACATGCCCTGGATCACCCGCGCCGCGCCGATCGCCTGCCTGCTCGCCCTGGCCGGTTGCGCCGCGCGCGGCCCGGCCGGGCTGGACCTGGATACCTCGATCACGGCTGTCAGCCAGAGCAGCCGCGTGCGCGCCGTCGTGCTGCACTACACCAGCACGGGCAACGAGAATTCGCTGAAGATCCTCTCCGAGCGCAAGGTCAGCGCGCACTACCTGATTACCGACACGCCGCGCCCGCGCGTCTACCGCCTGGTGGACGAGACCCGGGCCGCCTGGCATGCCAGCATCAGCGCCTGGTACGACCAATCGACCATGAACAGCACGTCGATCGGAATCGAGCTGGTCAACCCCGGCTGGACCAATGGCGAGGGAAACTGGACGCGCGGCGGCCACGGCGATACCGACAGCCGGCACTGGGCGCCCTACTCCGACGCGCAGATCGAAACCCTGATCGTGCTGCTGCGCGACATCGTGGCGCGGCACGGCATCGCGCCGGAGAACATCGTTGGCCACAGCGACATTGCCCCGCAGCGCAAGGTCGACCCCGGCCCCCTGTTTCCATGGCAGCGGCTGGCGCAGGCGGGCCTGGGCCGCTGGTACGACGAAGCCGGCGCGGCCGCCCACCTGGCCCGCCTGCAGACCGAGGGCGTGCCGGACATTGCCTGGTTCCAGGGCCAATTGGCCCGCCTGGGATACGCCACGCCGCAATCCGGCGTGCTCGATACGGCCACCCGCAACGTGCTGGCCGCGTTCCAGATGCACTATCGGCCAGCGCGCCACGACGGCCAGCCCGACGCCGAGACCGCCGCCATCATGCTGGCGCTGCGCTAGCTGTGAAGATTCAATAGGTTGTATGCATGGTTCATCCGAACCGGATTTGAGAAACTGGAAATCGCCACCCCCCCAGTTCACTCAAGGAGCCCGGCCGGATGAACACCCATAAGCATGCCCGATTGACCTTCCTACGTCGACTCGAAATGGTCCAGCAATTGATCGCCCATCAAGTTTGTGTGCCTGAAGCGGCCCGCGCCTATGGGGTCACCGCGCCGACTGTGCGCAAATGGCTGGGCCGCTTCCTGGCTCAGGGCCAGGCGGGCTTGGCCGATGCGTCCTCGCGCCCGACGGTCTCGCCCCGAGCGATTGCGCCGGCCAAGGCGCTGGCTATCGTGGAGCTGCGCCGCAAGCGGCTGACCCAAGCGCGCATCGCCCAGGCGCTGGGCGTGTCAGCCAGCACCGTCAGCCGCGTCCTGGCCCGCGCCGGTCTGTCGCACCTGGCCGACCTGGAGCCGGCCGAGCCGGTGGTGCGCTACGAGCATCAGGCCCCCGGCGATCTGCTGCACATCGACATCAAGAAGCTGGGACGTATCCAGCGCCCTGGCCACCGGGTCACGGGCAACCGACGCGATACCGTTGAGGGGGCCGGCTGGGACTTCGTCTTCGTGGCCATCGATGACCACGCCCGCGTGGCCTTCACCGACATCCACCCCGACGAGCGCTTCCCCAGCGCCGTCCAGTTCCTCAAGGACGCAGTGGCCTACTACCAGCGCCTGGGCGTGACCATCCAGCGCTTGCTCACCGACAATGGCTCGGCCTTTCGCAGCCGCGCCTTCGCCGCGCTGTGCCATGAGCTGGGCATCAAGCACCGCTTTACCCGACCTTACCGCCCACAGACCAATGGCAAGGCCGAACGCTTCATCCAGTCGGCCTTGCGTGAGTGGGCTTACGCTCACACCTACCAGAACTCCCAACACCGAGCC
It encodes:
- a CDS encoding YceD family protein yields the protein MGSGTDAQNAQSHIDAFMFARQAKRLEGSIPLMRLARFMEGLPEQSGGEAGLARWAVEGGTGQGSSRTGHPISGQPLLRLRVRAAPMLVCQRCNQPFVYPVDNTVVLQLVKSEEDLDEDLSETQDEDFADDLPEKVVGSHNFDLLAQVEDELILSVPYVPRHDVCPGAQAESGEASQEPAVKRPSPFAVLEQLKHKD
- a CDS encoding Maf family nucleotide pyrophosphatase; the protein is MPAIPPKLILASSSRYRRELLSRLRLPFTAISPDVDETPQPGEAPADLALRLSVAKAMAVAATHPGSVVIGSDQVATVDGEPIGKPGGFERAREQLRRLSGRAVEFHSAMAVTDGVHTETADIVTLCRFRTLTDAAIDAYLRAEEPYDTAGSAKAESLGIALMDSIRSDDPTAIIGLPLIALTRMLGRFGLDPLTGHPA
- a CDS encoding SAM-dependent methyltransferase yields the protein MSGALHLIPVGLGDAPPERWLPADVRALAGRLDTYIAENAKTARAFLKLLGTVRPLQEITIHTLTDAVPAGQIEQWLAPLRGGAEIVLVSKAGCPAVADPGAKVVAAAHRLGLAVRPWVGPSSILLGLMASGLDGQRFAFHGYAPVDPAERARQLRAWEQHSARHDQTQILIETPYRNGAMFATLLAALRPDTRLCIARALTTGDELVQTRTIADWKRQPAPELDKKPTLFLFLAR
- a CDS encoding N-acetylmuramoyl-L-alanine amidase yields the protein MPWITRAAPIACLLALAGCAARGPAGLDLDTSITAVSQSSRVRAVVLHYTSTGNENSLKILSERKVSAHYLITDTPRPRVYRLVDETRAAWHASISAWYDQSTMNSTSIGIELVNPGWTNGEGNWTRGGHGDTDSRHWAPYSDAQIETLIVLLRDIVARHGIAPENIVGHSDIAPQRKVDPGPLFPWQRLAQAGLGRWYDEAGAAAHLARLQTEGVPDIAWFQGQLARLGYATPQSGVLDTATRNVLAAFQMHYRPARHDGQPDAETAAIMLALR
- a CDS encoding IS481-like element IS481 family transposase, encoding MNTHKHARLTFLRRLEMVQQLIAHQVCVPEAARAYGVTAPTVRKWLGRFLAQGQAGLADASSRPTVSPRAIAPAKALAIVELRRKRLTQARIAQALGVSASTVSRVLARAGLSHLADLEPAEPVVRYEHQAPGDLLHIDIKKLGRIQRPGHRVTGNRRDTVEGAGWDFVFVAIDDHARVAFTDIHPDERFPSAVQFLKDAVAYYQRLGVTIQRLLTDNGSAFRSRAFAALCHELGIKHRFTRPYRPQTNGKAERFIQSALREWAYAHTYQNSQHRADAMKSWLHHYNWHRPHQGIGRAVPISRLNLDEYNLLTVHT